The DNA window GAATTCTATTGTAGCAATAGGGAAAGAGACTCATACTTAACAAATTAAAAGGAGACCTTTCAAAGCATAAAATAATATGTTTAGCATAATTTATTAGTCATATTATCCTTTATTCCCTATCAGTTCAATTTTCCTTTTATCCTGTATCACTTATTTTGTCAGGTATGAGCATATGATTTCAGCGACAGCATCCGGATTTTCTTCGAACATGTAATGCCCTGTATCCGGAAGGTATACAAGTTCGTACTGTTCAGCTGCCATCGGAAGTGCATACTGGTAGAAACCGTAAGAAACATTGCTGGCAATCCCCAGCACAGGCATGGTCAGCTTGCTGTAATCTTTACTGTCTTCAATATCCTGATTAAAAGCCTGATACCAGGCATTGGAAGCGCGGATGCGTTCCGGCTGATTATAAACAGCGGCATAGGCTTCTTTTTCAAATTCAGATATTTTGCTTTCATCAATCATGACATACCGGAAAAGCCAGTCCAAAAGATCATAATAACGACCTTCCAGAAGCTTTTCAGGCAATCCCCGCACCTGATTGAAGCCCATCCACCATGTGTATGGATGAACAGGATCTATCTTATCCCTGAATGTACCGGCGGCAGGGATCAGCGGCATCTGGAGCATGCCTTCATTGGGATGGAGACCATCGGCAACAATCAATCCGGAGACCACCTGAGGATAATTATAAGCCAGGCTCATCGCCACCATCCCGCCGATATCATGGCCAAGCACAAAAGCTTCCTGAAGGCCCAGCTGAATGATGAGACCGTAAATATCCGATGCCATCGTCTTTTTGTCGTAACCCGATTCAGGTGCCTCTGAGCTTCCCATTCCACGGATATCCACTACAAAAACCCGGAAATGTTTAGCCAGCTGCGGGGCGATCCTGTGAAATGAATACCAGGTCTGCGGCCATCCCGGAAGGCAGATCAGAGGAGATCCGCTGCCTCCTTCCACATAATGGAGCTGTATTCCGTTTACATTAATGGTATGATTGATAAATCCTTCCCAGTTTTTAATCAGTTCTTCGTCTGTATATTCGGTGTGCATAGCTGTAAAGTTAAAGTTTAGAGATATTATTTTCCTGCTAAGGCTTCTTTAGCGGTAGTCCAGGTGAGATCAGGATAACGTCCGTTGTCCAGCGTATTGTGATGGGCCGCAAACATACTGTACAAATACTGCATCTGCTGCCACGCAGGATACAGCTCGCGTTCGCCTTCAGGGTGTTGTTTCCTGATTTTTGTAATCATATCCATAAACTGATCCATGGAGCCTTGGTTCTGAAGTTCAAACGGCACTCCGAATACGCGTCCGGTCAGAGGCACCAGATCTTCCGGACTCACCCGGAATCCGGCAA is part of the Chryseobacterium camelliae genome and encodes:
- a CDS encoding alpha/beta fold hydrolase produces the protein MHTEYTDEELIKNWEGFINHTINVNGIQLHYVEGGSGSPLICLPGWPQTWYSFHRIAPQLAKHFRVFVVDIRGMGSSEAPESGYDKKTMASDIYGLIIQLGLQEAFVLGHDIGGMVAMSLAYNYPQVVSGLIVADGLHPNEGMLQMPLIPAAGTFRDKIDPVHPYTWWMGFNQVRGLPEKLLEGRYYDLLDWLFRYVMIDESKISEFEKEAYAAVYNQPERIRASNAWYQAFNQDIEDSKDYSKLTMPVLGIASNVSYGFYQYALPMAAEQYELVYLPDTGHYMFEENPDAVAEIICSYLTK